The nucleotide sequence TGGATTTTAGGTGGTGACGGGTGGGCTTATGATATTGGTTACGGTGGTCTGGATCACGTTTTGGCTTCAGGTAAAAATATTAATGTTTTAGTTTTGGACACTGGGGTTTATTCAAATACCGGCGGCCAGATGTCTAAAGCGACTCCGATGGGCGCGATAGCTAAATTTGCTGCCGCTGGTAAGCCATTACCGCGCAAAGATTTAGCAATGCTTGCTATGAGTTACGGTAATGTGTACGTTGCTCGTATTGCCATGGGTGCAAATTCAGCTCAGACCCTCAAAGCATTTTTAGAAGCTGAAAGCTATCCTGGCCCCTCAATAATTATTGCTTATTCTCAATGCATTGCTCACGGTATCAATATGACTAAAGGTGTGGATGCACAAAAAAAGGCTGTTGCTTCTGGTGATTGGCCTTTGGTAAGATTTAATCCTCAGTTATTAAAAGAGAAGAAAAATCCTTTGCAGCTTGACAGCAAGTCGCCGAGCATACCTTTAGAAGAATATATCTACAGTGAAAATAGATTTAAAGCTTTAAAAACTGCAGCGCCGGAAAGAGCAGAGATGCTATTGAAGTTGTCACAGGAAGAAATTATTAGAAGATTTAAGATTTATGAATATCTATCAAAGATGGATTGTTGCAATTCGGACGAATAAAGGAGGGAGTAATGGCAAAGGTTAAAGTTGATGAGAATGCTTGTGTTGGATGTGGGCTATGCGTTAATATGTGTGAGGCTGTGTTTGAATTAGATGGTAACGGTATGGCCAAGGTAAAAACAGATGAATGTGGAAGTTGTGATTTGCATGATATTGCTTCGCAATGTCCGGTTAACGCAATCGTAATAGAAAGCTAAGCGTTAGCTAGAGATTAACTTTAGAAGTTTATAGTTGCCTCGTTTGAAATATTAAATTTTTCAGGCGAGGCAATTTTTTATTTGCGTCTTAGCGAAGCGGGT is from Candidatus Omnitrophota bacterium and encodes:
- a CDS encoding ferredoxin, which encodes MAKVKVDENACVGCGLCVNMCEAVFELDGNGMAKVKTDECGSCDLHDIASQCPVNAIVIES